CAAAAATTGCTTCAGGCAAGCTGCCTTTCTCAGTAATTTTCTTCAAGGCATCATACCCGGCTCTCTTACTAAAATCACCTTCGAAAATCATATCTTGATTAAAACTAAAATTATTAGCTAAAATAGCCTTCCTGTAGCCATTCTTGCGTTCCCGTCCTGGCACAGTCTGCAGATCACCTGTAATATGGGCTATCCTCTTATAACCCTCATCGATTAAAAACTGAACAGCTTTATAGGCAGATTTTTTATTATCAACCATTACCGCCGGATATCTGGAATCTGGTATCTTCCGATCTAACTGAACAACCGGTATCTTTTTATCCTCCAGACGCTTTAAAATATCTTTATTTGCTAGTGAAAGTGAGACAATCAATCCATCAACACTTTTTTGCAGCATTAAATCAATAACTTCTTTCTCTCTTTTTAGTTTATTATCTGTACTTGAAAAAATTACAGAATAAGAGCTGTCCTGAGCTTGATCCTCAACACCTCTGGCTACTTCAGGAAAATACGGATTATTTATATCGGGAATTATCAGCCCAATCGAATAAGTCTGATTAATAACTAAACTTCTGGCCATGCCATTTGGTCTGTAATTGGATTCTTTAATGACTTTTAAAACTTTCGCCCTGGTTGCATCCTTCACGTCAGGTTTATCATTTAAGACCCGGGAAACAGTAGTAACTGAAACACCGGATTTTTCAGCGATATCTTTTATTGTGATATTATTTCCCTCTGTCATTTAAATCACCTTGCTTATGTAATTTAAC
The nucleotide sequence above comes from Halarsenatibacter silvermanii. Encoded proteins:
- a CDS encoding LacI family DNA-binding transcriptional regulator → MTEGNNITIKDIAEKSGVSVTTVSRVLNDKPDVKDATRAKVLKVIKESNYRPNGMARSLVINQTYSIGLIIPDINNPYFPEVARGVEDQAQDSSYSVIFSSTDNKLKREKEVIDLMLQKSVDGLIVSLSLANKDILKRLEDKKIPVVQLDRKIPDSRYPAVMVDNKKSAYKAVQFLIDEGYKRIAHITGDLQTVPGRERKNGYRKAILANNFSFNQDMIFEGDFSKRAGYDALKKITEKGSLPEAIFAANDMMAIGVLEACRQKGIKVPEDIVLVGHDNISISNLVYPALTTMAQPKYKLGRKASELLIELIEIKQEKGSLDRDNLFNDQILETQLVKRGSTSRV